The following proteins are encoded in a genomic region of Fervidobacterium pennivorans DSM 9078:
- a CDS encoding IS110 family transposase — protein MSQNFSIFVGIDISKHKFNACAIQNPNSIIFESAFDMSKQGFSSFVQKLSVFPKSSVLIAMESTGCYHLNLLSFLSLNDFSCVVLNPLLVNKSLPVGLRKTKTDKIDARSIALTIFYTHHILPTSSFLNSDFRDIARKKESITHQISRVKNDIEKLLSLLFPELEKVTNIYNDAILDLLSSFPSAKAIQKASIDSLRVFFSKTIGRKLKLTPETLKELANNSIAQYWPVKEKILIQTIKELRFLQQQLNEFDEMLKEYCKCASLNQDVEILTSIDGIGENSALYFLAEVGDISRFSTYKKLIAYCGLDPSVDESGKHKGESRISKRGNAHLRRIIWLMSVNVVRHNEYFKAYFQRKRAQGLVYKKAMMSVAHKLLRTIFAMMKKREKFNIDHTFSSSTQNLILHS, from the coding sequence ATGTCTCAAAACTTCTCCATCTTTGTCGGTATTGACATCTCCAAGCATAAGTTCAACGCCTGTGCTATCCAAAATCCTAATTCTATCATCTTCGAATCTGCTTTCGATATGTCCAAACAAGGGTTTTCCTCCTTTGTTCAAAAGCTCTCCGTTTTCCCTAAGTCTTCTGTCCTTATCGCTATGGAGTCTACTGGCTGTTACCATCTTAACCTTCTTTCTTTCCTCTCTCTCAATGATTTCTCTTGTGTCGTTCTTAATCCTTTGCTTGTTAACAAATCTCTTCCCGTTGGGCTTAGGAAAACTAAAACTGACAAAATCGATGCTCGCTCTATTGCTCTTACCATCTTCTATACCCATCACATTCTTCCTACTTCTTCTTTCCTCAACTCAGATTTTCGGGATATTGCAAGGAAAAAGGAAAGCATCACTCATCAAATCTCAAGAGTCAAAAACGACATCGAAAAGCTTCTTTCTCTCCTCTTCCCTGAACTTGAAAAAGTGACCAACATCTACAATGATGCTATCTTGGATTTGCTTTCTTCTTTCCCTTCTGCTAAAGCTATCCAAAAAGCCTCCATTGATTCTCTACGTGTTTTCTTTTCAAAAACAATCGGTAGAAAGTTAAAACTTACCCCAGAAACTCTTAAAGAGCTTGCTAACAACTCCATCGCTCAGTATTGGCCAGTGAAAGAGAAGATTCTTATTCAAACTATCAAGGAACTTCGATTTTTACAACAGCAACTTAATGAGTTTGATGAGATGCTCAAAGAATATTGCAAATGTGCTTCGCTTAATCAAGATGTTGAAATACTCACGTCCATTGACGGAATTGGTGAAAATAGCGCACTGTATTTTCTTGCCGAAGTTGGCGATATTTCAAGATTTAGCACTTACAAAAAACTAATTGCCTATTGTGGGCTTGACCCAAGCGTAGATGAATCAGGCAAACACAAAGGAGAAAGCCGTATATCCAAAAGGGGCAATGCACACCTGAGACGAATAATTTGGCTGATGAGTGTGAATGTAGTGAGACACAACGAATATTTTAAAGCATATTTTCAAAGAAAACGAGCGCAAGGGTTAGTATACAAAAAAGCGATGATGAGTGTAGCGCACAAATTGCTAAGGACGATATTTGCTATGATGAAAAAGCGCGAGAAATTCAACATCGATCATAC